The DNA sequence CGGTACTCGCTTTCGAAGTAGAGCAGATTTTTGCCCCGAAACCGTCCCTGGATGTAGCCCCGGCCGAGGTTGCTCGACATGTCCCAGCCGGTGCTGGGCAGGTCCAGAAACGGAGGATTACCCCTCAGGGTCAGGGCGTTGTACGACCAGAAGGCCAGTACGTTGGCCGAGCGGCGGCTGGGGTGCAGGTAGGCGCGGCCTTCGAGCAGTAGGGTTTCGTAGTTAGTGGTACTGCCCAGGGCCTGCCGGTTGGGCCGGAACACGGCGCTGAGGTAAGCCCCGCCGGCCGGATTGATGGCGTTGGCGCGGCTGTCATAGAGGAAGTTGAGCGTGGGGCCCACCGAGAGGGAACGGCCGCGCACGCCGTCGCGGTAGTGCGAGATGGTGCTAACCTGGCGGGCGCCGTTGCGGCTCACAATATTCCAGTGGTCGTCGAGCTGCACTCCCAACCCGGCGTAGAAGCTGGGGCCCAGGCGGCGCAGCGCGCTCTGGTAGGCGCGCAGGTAGTTATAGTCCATCGTTGTCACCTGCTCGGTGGTGCTGGTGTGCATGCCCAGGCCGTAGGTGCTTTGTGGGTAGCGCATGACGCGGTAGTCACTGACAAAATTCCAACGGTTGTCGGCCACCCACACCGATGCCGCAACCGTGGCAATGGCCTGCGCCCGCGCCGTGTAGATAAGGGCCCCCAGCACCGTCGACATGTTGGCCCCCGGCCGGCGAAACGCCACGCTGGCCGCCACTTCGGCCAGCGCGCCGGTTTGCTGCGAGTAGCCCACGGCCGGCAGCAGCGCCAAAAACTTGTGGCCCCGCACCAGGGCCAGCGAGTCGTGCGGGGCCAGCCGCAGCCGGGGCGCCGCTACATTCAGGGCATCCACTACATCGGCCGCCAGGAGCGCGGCGCGGCGCGGGGGCCCGGGGCGCAGGCTATCGGCCGGCACTTGATGCGGCGCCTGGGCCGGGGCCCCGGCCGCACGCAGCGCCCCGGCCAGCAACAAGCAAAACCACGCACGGAACGGCATTGGGGAAGTAAAAAGGGGGCGAATAGTAGTTTCTCCTCAGACCGTAGCGGGAGCCCCGGGCTTAACGCCGATCCCCACACAATTCCGGCGGCTCAGCCAATTTCTATTTCGTAGGTGGCCGCAAACGCCTGGCCGGGGCCCAGCGTGAGGATGCCTTCCTTATCGCGCAGCTCCTGCGGGGGCCCCGTGGGGCTGGCCACGCCGTGCCAGGGCTCGATGCACACG is a window from the Hymenobacter nivis genome containing:
- a CDS encoding BamA/TamA family outer membrane protein codes for the protein MPFRAWFCLLLAGALRAAGAPAQAPHQVPADSLRPGPPRRAALLAADVVDALNVAAPRLRLAPHDSLALVRGHKFLALLPAVGYSQQTGALAEVAASVAFRRPGANMSTVLGALIYTARAQAIATVAASVWVADNRWNFVSDYRVMRYPQSTYGLGMHTSTTEQVTTMDYNYLRAYQSALRRLGPSFYAGLGVQLDDHWNIVSRNGARQVSTISHYRDGVRGRSLSVGPTLNFLYDSRANAINPAGGAYLSAVFRPNRQALGSTTNYETLLLEGRAYLHPSRRSANVLAFWSYNALTLRGNPPFLDLPSTGWDMSSNLGRGYIQGRFRGKNLLYFESEYRFGLTRNHLLGGVVFANAQAVSEDAQRPDEPISKRYDKVAPAVGVGLRLNLNKVSHTNLAIDYARGIQGSSSLSFNVGEVF